The nucleotide sequence TTAATTTGGCTGATACCTTTTTGGGTCGCCTTTATAATGATCCCGACCCTCCTTTGGGTCCCCTAAGTTCGTTACCAAACGGTGTGAACCCAGAACAGTCAAACTCTGTTCCTTTTGAGGTGTTCTCTTCTGATTCCCTGTCAAGAGAACAACTCCTGTTAGAGCAGGAAAAAGATCCTGAACTAACCTTGCTGTGCGACAAGGCAATCACCGAGGACGAAGCAGAAAACGTCCCGGTTTGTTTTTACCTTAAAAAGGGTATATTAATGAGAAAGTGGAGACCACCAGATGTATCCGCATTTGATGAGTGGCGAGTTTATCACCAAGTGGTCGTTCCTAAAGTCTATAGGTCTGATGTATTAAGTTTGGCACATGAGACGCCTTTTTCTGGTCATCTTGGCGTTAACAAAACATACCATCGTATTTTTAATCACTTCTTTTGGCCAAATCTTAAGAAAGATGTTTCTTATTTCTGTAGAACATGTCATACATGTCAACTAGTGGGTAAACCGAATCAAACAATCCCACCAGCACCACTTAAACCAATTCCCGCTTTTGAAGAGCCTTTTAGTAGAGTGATCATAGATTGCGTCGGTCCTCTACCGAAAACTAAATCTGGTAACCAGTATATGCTTACTATAATGTGCGCATCGACAAGGTTCCCCGAAGCTATTCCTGTTAGGGATATTAAGGCTAAGACCGTGTGTAAGGTTTTGATTAAATTCTTTACTTTGGTTGGTTTACCAAAGTCTGTTCAATCCGATCAGGGTTCAAATTTTATGTCAAGAGTTTTCCAACAAGCTATGTATCAGTTGAATATTAGACAAGTTACATCTAGCGCTTATCATCCACAAAGCCAAGGTGCGTTGGAAAGATTCCACCAAACATTGAAGAGTATGATTAGGacatattgttttgaaaatgtaaaagattgGGATGAAGGTGTTCATTTCTTAATGTTTGCTGCCCGAGAGTCAATTCAAGAGTCATTAGGGTTTAGCCCGTTCGAGCTTGTGTTTGGTCACAGAGTTCGTGGTCCActaaaaatgttgaaagaaaaGTGGATGTGCGAGACAGAAGACCTGAATATTCTTGATTATGTCTGTAAGTTCAAGTACAGACTTCACAGAGCATGTGAGATTGCCAGAGAAAACCTAAAGAGTGCTCAAAATAGCATGAAACTTAGATATGACAAACGTGCGGTAGATAGATCATTTTCACCTGGAAACAAGGTATTAGTGTTTTTGCCAGTTCCTAATTCACCATTGCATGCTCGATATTTTGGCCCTTATGTTATTCACAAAAAAGTGAGTGACACTGATTACATTGTTTTGACTCCGGACAGACGTAAATCCAAGAGATTGTGTCATATTAACATGCTTAAGAAATATTACGAGAGAAACTCTAAGGATAATAGTTTCAAGATTACGTCATCAATTGTTACTTCTGAAGTAGATTGTGAAGATGAGGTCGAAGGTCAAAATGTTCCAGAAATGTGTATTAAATTGCAAAATTCTGATGTAATGTCAAACCTTGATAAGAAGTTATGCCATTTGTCAACTGCTCAAAGTGAGCAAATCGGTTCATTGTTGCGAGATTTTTCACATCTATTTTCAGACAGTCCGACCAGGACTAATCTAGTGTATCACGATGTTGATGTGGGTGATTCGAAGTCAATTAAGCAACACCCATATAGAATGAATCCTGTAAAATCTAAGCATCTGCGTGATGAAATTCAGTATATGTTGAAACATGATATTATTGAACCTAGCGACAGTGAGTGGTCTTCTCCATGTATTTTGGTTCCCAAACCAGACGGAAGTTTTAGATTTTGTACCGATTATCGGAAAGTAAACACCGTTACACGGACCGATTCATACCCCATCCCTAGAGTGGATGATTGTATTGATAGAATTGGTAATGCAAGGTTCGTAACGAAGTTTGACTTGCTAAAAGGGTACTGGGAAATACCACTCACTGATCGAGCTAAGAGAGTGTCGGCATTCGTTACACCCGATGGGTTATTTCAATATAAAGTAATGCCGTTCGGAATGAAGAACGCTCCAGCGACATTCCAACGTTTGTTAAACAATATAACTGCCAGTTTAGAAAATTGTGAAGTTTATATTGATGACATTATTGTGTATAGCAACTCGTGGTATGAGCATGTAACTCGTATTAGATCACTTTTTGAGAAGTTAACTGAGGCAAATCTTACTGTAAATCTTGTCAAAAGTGAGATTGCACATGCAAATGTTATTTTTCTAGGTCACGTGGTTGGTCAAGGCGAGGTAACACCCGTCAAGGCCAAGGTTGAGGCTATTGACAAATATCCAGTCCCAGCTACGAGAAAGCAATGAATGCGATTTTTAGGTATGGCTGGGTACTATAGGAGATTTTGTCGGAATTTTTCCGATGTTGCTGCTCCGCTCACGAATTTATTGAGTAAGAGCACAATGTTTGTTTGGACAGAGAGTTGTCAAAATGCTTTTGATAAAATCAAGGCAATCTTAATGAGTTCCCCTGTTTTAAGAGCTCCAAATTTTTCTAAGCAGTTTACGTTAGCAACAGACGCAAGTGATTTTGGTGTAGGCGCT is from Apostichopus japonicus isolate 1M-3 chromosome 16, ASM3797524v1, whole genome shotgun sequence and encodes:
- the LOC139982492 gene encoding uncharacterized protein — encoded protein: MIWQVAVNPIVTDKPSTCDNTEQLQKEIPNLFPACAVTRAMSKKLQEVSNSDHSSFSNETNSKHRESPKKCPPKEAFHNSQAEFNLADTFLGRLYNDPDPPLGPLSSLPNGVNPEQSNSVPFEVFSSDSLSREQLLLEQEKDPELTLLCDKAITEDEAENVPVCFYLKKGILMRKWRPPDVSAFDEWRVYHQVVVPKVYRSDVLSLAHETPFSGHLGVNKTYHRIFNHFFWPNLKKDVSYFCRTCHTCQLVGKPNQTIPPAPLKPIPAFEEPFSRVIIDCVGPLPKTKSGNQYMLTIMCASTRFPEAIPVRDIKAKTVCKVLIKFFTLVGLPKSVQSDQGSNFMSRVFQQAMYQLNIRQVTSSAYHPQSQGALERFHQTLKSMIRTYCFENVKDWDEGVHFLMFAARESIQESLGFSPFELVFGHRVRGPLKMLKEKWMCETEDLNILDYVCKFKYRLHRACEIARENLKSAQNSMKLRYDKRAVDRSFSPGNKVLVFLPVPNSPLHARYFGPYVIHKKVSDTDYIVLTPDRRKSKRLCHINMLKKYYERNSKDNSFKITSSIVTSEVDCEDEVEGQNVPEMCIKLQNSDVMSNLDKKLCHLSTAQSEQIGSLLRDFSHLFSDSPTRTNLVYHDVDVGDSKSIKQHPYRMNPVKSKHLRDEIQYMLKHDIIEPSDSEWSSPCILVPKPDGSFRFCTDYRKVNTVTRTDSYPIPRVDDCIDRIGNARFVTKFDLLKGYWEIPLTDRAKRVSAFVTPDGLFQYKVMPFGMKNAPATFQRLLNNITASLENCEVYIDDIIVYSNSWYEHVTRIRSLFEKLTEANLTVNLVKSEIAHANVIFLGHVVGQGEVTPVKAKVEAIDKYPVPATRKQ